In Marinobacter sp. M3C, the genomic stretch GGCCGCGCACTGCTGGAAAATCTTCGCCACAGTGCCAATACCAACGCCATCTCTGCCGCAGAAGTATCTTACGCTGCCGATCAGCTCAAACTGCGGCTGGACCGCCAGGTGAAGGAAACCGCCAGGCTTGCCGAATTCGCCGGCGAAATAACTGGCGCCACCCAGGCATCGACTTTGCAGGCCAACGATGCCGCGGCCCTTGCACAGCAGGCCAGTTCCGCCAGCCAAGAAGGCCGCCAGGCGCTGGTTCAGGTGATTGCGCGTATCCGAAATGTGCATCGTCAGTCTGATGATAACTTATTACGTATTCAGCAGCTTAACGAAAAGTCTAATCGTATTCAGGGGGTCACTAGCACGATTCAGGGCATTGCTGAGCAAACCAATCTGTTGGCTTTGAACGCGGCCATTGAAGCGGCTCGGGCTGGCGATCAGGGGCGAGGGTTTGCCGTTGTTGCCGACGAGGTAAGACAGCTGGCACGTCGCACTGCAGAGGCCACGGCCGATGTTGCCACCACACTGGGAGAAATTCGCGAAGACACTGCCCAGATTGTCACCGGTATAGAAGCTTTAACGGTCAGTATCGAGCAGGGTGTGGTGTCGGTGGAATTGGTGGGCACGCAACTGGACGGTATTCGCGAGCAGTCTGACCAGCTCCAGCAACAGGTCTCGCAGATTGCCAGTATTGATCGGGATAACGAACACAATCTGCAGCAGATATTCACAGTGATTGAAACGGTGCGCGATGACATCACCGAGAGCGATGTCAATGTGGCTTCGTTGGCACAGCAGGCCACCCGCCTTATGGAAATTGCTGAAACCACGAACGCGGTATTTGCGTTAAACAGTGACACCAGTTACCACCACCCATTTTTCCAGCACGCCAGCGTTGGTGCGGCGCAAGTTGCCAATGTTTTTGCACAAGCTTTACGTGACAATAAACTCAGCGCCGCAGCCCTGTTCGATCGCAATCGCCTGCCTGTGGACAATACCAGCCCACCGAAATACACCTGCGAATATGACCGCTTCACGGATCAGGTCCTGCCTGTTATTCAGGAGGCAATAAAGGGCGCCAACGCGCAGATTGTGTACGCGATTACCACGGCGCCGGATGGCTACGTGCCTACTCACAATCGCGAGTTCGCCCACGCTTCTACCGGCAATGCCGCCACCGATTTGGCGCGTAGCCGCAGTAAGCGGTTGTTCAATGATCGCACGGGCATTCGCTGCGGCAGCCATACCCAGGAAATGCTGCTGCAAACGTATCGCCGCGACACCGGTGAAATTATGCACGACCTGTCAGTGCCCATTTACATCGACGGCAAACATTGGGGTGGGTTCCGTATTGGTTACCACCCTCAAAGCAGTTCAAAGCGTTAGCAAAGCCGTTGAAATGGCTAGCGCGACCGGCGCTCGCCGCTCAGGGGTTATCGTCGCCGGTCACTTCACTCAGGCCCATGGCGCTGAACGCACCGGCCAGGCCCATGAGCCCCAGCACCAGAATAACCGCAATATTCGAAAAGGTTGAGATTAGCGCCGTCAGGGCCCCGGTTGCCAGCAGTAAAACACCGATAACGGTATTGCTGACAGCGGTGTAGTCCGTGCGCTTGTTGCCCCCCGCCATATCCACTAGATAGGTTTTTCGGCCAAGCCTTACGCCGGCGTGGGCGATGCTGAGCACAAAAAAAGCGCCTGGATAGAACCACACGCCGCCCATGGGCTCCCCCATAACCAGAGCGGTACCTGCAACACTCAGGCACACTATGCTGGCCATGAGCGCGCCACGAATCATAACTTTACGGCTAGACGTATCAGCGGCCCAGCCCCAAAAACTGGCGCTCAATGAACTGGCCAGGCTACTGGCCAACAAGAAGATCCCCAATGCCCAGCCGGATTCGTTTTGTTGTTGAGCCAAGACCACGAAATACGGCGAGGCAAGGGCAGAACACAGCAACAAGGCACGGGTAATCACAAAGTGACGGAACGGCTTGTCGGTTTTTAGTAGCGACAGGCTGGAAATGGCATCGTTAATGGCGTTGCCGCCACCGCCGGTTTCACCGGGGTACTCGTCAACGCCGGCAAATAGCGCTCCGGCTATGAACCACAGGCTGGCAGCCAGCAACAACAGCAAGCTATAAAAGGCCATGCCTGGGTCGCCCCGATCCCAGAACAACAGAGCGGTAAGGGCAACGGTGGCTGTGCCGCCGATGGTGGAAGCCAGGCCAGACAAGCGGCCACGACGGGTTTTTGGAATGCATTTGCCCTGAACGTCCTTCATCGCTACCGAGCAGAAACCACGGGAGAGCGAGAACAGGATAAGCGCGGCAATCAGGCCGTAGCCGGCGCTGTAGCCGTCCAGAAACCACACGCTGGCGGCCATGGCGGCCACACTCAGGGCCTGGCCCAGGCTGCCCAGTGTCCAGAACCATTTGCGCACCGGTTTACGCCGCACCCAGGCGGCTATCACCATTTGTGGAACCATGGAGCCGGATTCACGAATGGGTACCAGCCAGGCCACTAAGGCCGGTGCGCCAACCGCGCTCATCAACCAGGCCAACACCGTTTTTGGACTGATCAGCAAATCGCCCAGTTTGGTGAGCACGTTAGCGGCCAGAATCAGGAAAAAGTTACGCGGTACTTCGCGGCAGGCTGAATCAGGAATGTCTTTACAGACCCGTGTGTCTTCCTCGTTGGCGATCAGGCCATAGAGTCGGTCTAGACGTGTTTTGGACGTTGGCACACCGGCATTCCCTGTGAAAAGTGAATGCCCAGCATACCAGTCGCTACGGATGGGCTAAACCAGATGGTTGTCCCAATGCAGGGGCAGGGTGGCCAATTCCAGTGCCGGGGCGTTTATGCCCATGCGAATCAGCTTGCCGTGGCCAGTGGTCACCAAAAAATCGCCGCCGTCCAGGGCCTCCACTCCTGCGCCATCCGTTATCGCTTCGTTGCGAAGTATTCGCCCTGTTGCGCCCTCAAATATCAGAGCGCGGCCGCCGCGGGGCGCGGTGACTGCCACCAGGTCGCTTTGCGGGTGCGCAGACACGCTGGAAATGTAGTTTGCTAATTGCGGTTGGACATCGTCGGTAAACTCGACTTCGTCGAAGCGGCCATTGCGGTACCTGGCGATCAAGGACGGTGTGTGATCATTCGGTCCCTGGTACTGATAGCCCGCATAAATGTGGCCTTGTGGCGTTACGTCCAGATGGCGACAGCTGAGTTGATGTTGTGACGGGCTGAAGCGCGCTCGAATCTCGCCGCTGGTGCGGTCCATCATCATCAGCGCGGGCGCCATGGACTCGAGATTCATCTTGATGCGGTCGTAATCCGGGTGGGTTTTTATGCCACCTAGAGCGATAACCAGGGTTTGACTATCAGGGTGCAGGCGCAGTTCGTGGGGGCCTATACCCTTCAGATCGAGCGTGTTGACACGCGCATAGCTGGCTTGGGCGTCATACACCGCAATAATGCCGTCTCCGTGCTGATAGCGGCTGGCCGTTGCGTATAAATAGCGACCATCGGTTGAGAACACGCCATGACCGTAAAAATGCTCGCCGTCATTGGCTTTTATGTGCGCCAGGCGCTCGCCGCTGCGGCTGTCAAACACGTGAAACCACCAGCCGGGCCGGCGCTCGAAAATCAGTACCTGTGCACTGTTCGGGCGGAAGCAGCCACCGTGGCAGCGGGCTTCAACAAGGGTTTGCCAGCGTTGTGTGCCATCGCTGTTCAGGCTTTGTACGGCATAGCGCCCATCGTTACGCTTGCTGGCGCCCACGTATTCGCGGCTTTGCAGCGAGTTGGCTTTTGCCGGCAACAGCGAACAACCTGTTAAGCTCAGGCCGGTTGCGCCAATGGCGCCACCCAATGACGCGAGGAAATGTCTGCGATTTAAGCTCATAATGGCTCAGTCACCATCACTGGAATTAAAGCCGCGAATCACCCCAAGACTGGCGGCGGCTTCGCCGTTGACCAGCGTGGCCAGCTGCGAGAGGTCAACATACAGGCCCTGAAGGCTGCGGTAGGCGTTATCGTCTTCTAGCAATGGCTCCAACGCAAGGTCCATAGCCGGGAAGTGCTCCTGCACTTCGCCAAACTGTTTGTGGATGCGCTCCGCCAGATCGCTATTGCCTTGGGCGGTTAACAGCTTTTCCAGACCGGGCAGGAAGAATTTTTGCAAGCCGTCAACGCTGGCACCAATGCTCGCCAGACTGCTGCCACTGCGCCACGCGTCGGCGGCGTAAACGGAGCGTTTGCCATTACCGCGCAAACCCATGGGGGTTGCCAGTCGGCGTTCTTCGGCCACTTCCAGTGCGGTCATGGCGGCGCGAATGGTGGCGTGGGTGTAATTGCCGGTCGCCAGATAACGGGGTTCAAACTCGCTCCAATCTGAGACCAACTGCTGGCTGTTATCGACAACATGAGATGCCACTTGAGTCAGAAGCTGACAGCTTGTCTTGGTTGGTAGAGCGTGATCACCAGTATTGAAGCGGGTGTCAAACAGCAGGTATTCCAGCATGGGGAAGCCCTGAACCGCCACACCGGCTTGGCCAACGGTTTCGGCACTGACGGTTGCGTCGTCTTTAAGCAGCAGATCAGCTTTGCGGGCGATCAGGTTTTTCGGGTCCGGCCAGAACTGGAACTGCCAGGCGCGGTTATTGGTTTCAATGGGCCCGAAGTCCACAAACCGCACCTGCTGCCAGGCTCCAAACGCCTGTTTCCAAGCATTTTCAACGGTGTTGCGACCTTCCGTTGAGGGCTGCTGGCAATAAGCCTCTGCCTGCTGCAGCAGGGTTTTACTATCGCTTGCCAAAGCTTGATAGCCGCGGCCGATATCCTGATGCCAGTCTACGCGTGTCTGCTGTTCAACAGCGGTTCCGGATTCCGCAGAAGCAGCCATTGCAAGGCCTGGCAGTGCCAGCGTTGGCATCAACAGGACAAGTGCGGTGGCGCGGAAATAGCGGGTAAATCGCAGCATAAAACGTCCTTACAGTGAGTTTAGAAATTCAACCAGCGCCTGGCGCTGCTGTGCGTCCATCTGACGATAACGGTCGCTGGCGGGTTGGGCTTCGCCACCGTGCCAAAGAATCGCTTCTTCCAGCGTACGAGCCCGGCCATCGTGTAAAAATCCGGCTAGAGGGTTTACCTGCTGAGCCA encodes the following:
- a CDS encoding methyl-accepting chemotaxis protein yields the protein MLFVDKATKGWGLVMVLATLAGGALVAAVTAIDLVSVLTGLAVGLGGAGFFIAWRVLAPAERSLIHLSQGQLAPGHPFASLCAQLLSDAKAGRALLENLRHSANTNAISAAEVSYAADQLKLRLDRQVKETARLAEFAGEITGATQASTLQANDAAALAQQASSASQEGRQALVQVIARIRNVHRQSDDNLLRIQQLNEKSNRIQGVTSTIQGIAEQTNLLALNAAIEAARAGDQGRGFAVVADEVRQLARRTAEATADVATTLGEIREDTAQIVTGIEALTVSIEQGVVSVELVGTQLDGIREQSDQLQQQVSQIASIDRDNEHNLQQIFTVIETVRDDITESDVNVASLAQQATRLMEIAETTNAVFALNSDTSYHHPFFQHASVGAAQVANVFAQALRDNKLSAAALFDRNRLPVDNTSPPKYTCEYDRFTDQVLPVIQEAIKGANAQIVYAITTAPDGYVPTHNREFAHASTGNAATDLARSRSKRLFNDRTGIRCGSHTQEMLLQTYRRDTGEIMHDLSVPIYIDGKHWGGFRIGYHPQSSSKR
- a CDS encoding DUF1513 domain-containing protein gives rise to the protein MSLNRRHFLASLGGAIGATGLSLTGCSLLPAKANSLQSREYVGASKRNDGRYAVQSLNSDGTQRWQTLVEARCHGGCFRPNSAQVLIFERRPGWWFHVFDSRSGERLAHIKANDGEHFYGHGVFSTDGRYLYATASRYQHGDGIIAVYDAQASYARVNTLDLKGIGPHELRLHPDSQTLVIALGGIKTHPDYDRIKMNLESMAPALMMMDRTSGEIRARFSPSQHQLSCRHLDVTPQGHIYAGYQYQGPNDHTPSLIARYRNGRFDEVEFTDDVQPQLANYISSVSAHPQSDLVAVTAPRGGRALIFEGATGRILRNEAITDGAGVEALDGGDFLVTTGHGKLIRMGINAPALELATLPLHWDNHLV
- a CDS encoding imelysin family protein — its product is MLRFTRYFRATALVLLMPTLALPGLAMAASAESGTAVEQQTRVDWHQDIGRGYQALASDSKTLLQQAEAYCQQPSTEGRNTVENAWKQAFGAWQQVRFVDFGPIETNNRAWQFQFWPDPKNLIARKADLLLKDDATVSAETVGQAGVAVQGFPMLEYLLFDTRFNTGDHALPTKTSCQLLTQVASHVVDNSQQLVSDWSEFEPRYLATGNYTHATIRAAMTALEVAEERRLATPMGLRGNGKRSVYAADAWRSGSSLASIGASVDGLQKFFLPGLEKLLTAQGNSDLAERIHKQFGEVQEHFPAMDLALEPLLEDDNAYRSLQGLYVDLSQLATLVNGEAAASLGVIRGFNSSDGD
- a CDS encoding MFS transporter, yielding MPTSKTRLDRLYGLIANEEDTRVCKDIPDSACREVPRNFFLILAANVLTKLGDLLISPKTVLAWLMSAVGAPALVAWLVPIRESGSMVPQMVIAAWVRRKPVRKWFWTLGSLGQALSVAAMAASVWFLDGYSAGYGLIAALILFSLSRGFCSVAMKDVQGKCIPKTRRGRLSGLASTIGGTATVALTALLFWDRGDPGMAFYSLLLLLAASLWFIAGALFAGVDEYPGETGGGGNAINDAISSLSLLKTDKPFRHFVITRALLLCSALASPYFVVLAQQQNESGWALGIFLLASSLASSLSASFWGWAADTSSRKVMIRGALMASIVCLSVAGTALVMGEPMGGVWFYPGAFFVLSIAHAGVRLGRKTYLVDMAGGNKRTDYTAVSNTVIGVLLLATGALTALISTFSNIAVILVLGLMGLAGAFSAMGLSEVTGDDNP